The genomic region TGACAGATACTTTTAGTACATGATCATTCATCTATACATGCATAAATCCTCATTTCATGATAATAAGTATTTTCGCTtgtaaataaagaagaaaaagattggtggtgacTCCCAAATTTCACTCACGTCtagcggtcgggttcccggacccgcacgttacgacataAACATTGTTGGATCTAAACTTGTCACCCTTAGATCCTATACTGGTTGACTTCCTCCTACGAACCTCAGTTACCAATGCCAAGCCACTTAAATCTCTATCTCCTTCCTCGCTTTTCTTTCGGGTTTCACAAGACATTAACGTTACTTATACTTGTTCTAACGTTATTATATCCATCCCACATATTAAAGATTCCACAAATACCTCATAGAAGTTTGGAAGCGAAGCTAGAAACAATAATGCCTTTTCCTCTTCCTCCACCTTCACATCAACCTTTTTCAACTTATCAATGATCCCATCGAATtcattcatatatttcatgaggTCTCCATTCTTCTCCATCTTTAAGCAATACAACTTTCACCTAAGCTGTAACTTGTTAGAAAGACTTTTCGCCAAGTAAATCCTCTTTAACTTTGCTCACAATCTTGGAGCAGAATTCTCATCAATAACATGGTTAAACACATTATCTCCAATGTAAAGCCGAATAGTGCTCACACACATTTGCTCCAACTTTACCCATTCAACATCTTTCATGTCATCTGGTTGCCCTTCCTCCTTTCCTAGCAAGGGGCGCATTAAACCTTGTTGCACAAGGAGATCTTTCATCCTTCTTTGCAACTGTGTGAAACTAGTCTTCCCATCAAACTTcacaatttaaaaattcatataactAGTAACTTTTGACATCCTTGTTGAATCTTGAATTTACAGTACTCGAAGCTCTGATACAAGTTTGTTATGAAAATTACCTAAGAAACAACAAAGATAAAACCCAAATAAATCAAGCAaatagaaaaacacaaaaatttacgtggttcgAGCTTACGTCCATGGAGTGAAACTCTTCTTCTgttattgagaaattaaagtaaaataaattgacTTTTATGGTTTCCCAAACCAACCTAGATCCCTTGCACACTTTTTCTCAATAAACTCTAAAGAACATTCACCCAAACCACTCTAGCTCCACCTAGAGTAAAGAACACAATTACAAGGTGTTCCCTTTCTAGAGCTCTTAAAGCACTACTTACAATTCTAAAGCCTAGAGATTCACTTTTATAAtacaaaagttcaaaataGAATGTCATTAGGACTCGATGTggaataagaagtttaaaattaTACAACTACTCAATATTGTACACAAATAAGAATCctaattaaataagatttaGAATTCTAGTCAACTTAAAACTCAACTGATTGCTTAACCATGAGTGATATAATAATCTTACATCGGTTAAAatttgagttaattgtgatcTTACACTTAGGTTGCTGCAAATAGTAGTATATTTTATGtcaaattatgtaattaatgCTTATACTCTTTTAAAGTGGTGAATTTAAtctttgtataataatttataaaaattaattttttatattttttgaaattaataatgtcATTCCAATCACTGACGGTgttaaattgtttttcattattatGTTGACATGGTTTTTAATTGTATTGACATGATACTAAATTTGATGCGTGGCAATGATGATATGACAtctaaaaatgatgaaataatTATGTAATAAAGCATATCGCTCTAgataatagaaaatttttaatatcgttaataattatattgacaatattaattttaaaaaatataaaaatttaatttttattaataaattccCCACTTTGATAGTGTGGAGGAACTACATATATTTTAAGAGCTGTTAGCCTGAAAGTGGTAAAGTTGCAAGTGGTATATTGTAGTATTTGAAAGACTGAATCTGATCAATTTAGGATTGGACACATGCATTGACACCAACTTGGCCTTGTGAAAGTTCTTTTAACCAATATTAAAACGAGGAAATGGAATATGAAACCTTTACTCCTGGCGTAGATCAACCCACATACTTAAAAGCAGACAGCACTTTTGAGAttgagcattttttttttttgataaactATTAAATTGTGCATTTCATAAAAAGATTGAGTGTGagcatttaaatgataataatggGAAATGGTCCAGCGGGTGGAAAAACTACAGAGAAATAAGACGGTTACTACTACCATAAATTATAGGACCACGACCAATAAAAGCAGTAAATTAATCTTATGACAAATCATAGTAGTAGTAGTATTATTTAAGATGGTCCAAATCCACCGGCCTGCATGTGCACCATGTGTGCCTCAGGCTAGGGATAGCTGCGCCCTGGTCGCTACTTGTACGTCCGCGTGGCAATCACATGCTCCTATGGACCATGCAATTGCAAGCTGCTGCTTCAGCTCTCACATCTTAATTTGTAATAAGGCAGCTGCTCTCTAGTCTCTACCATGTCACTGTTTCGTCTTCCAAAACAGCTAGCTGGCTGGACTGCTCTGCAATAGAGTAGTCTTCTTCGAAAAGTCTGCCCTTtatttttaaactaaaaaactCTATCACTTCACCAATATTCTGATCATATTCTTTTATGTAATGTgatctcttctctttcttttttttttttagttaaaaatgaaaaagaatatcTGTAGGCCAAAGTAAATTAAAGGGGGCAaatatatgttgatatatatgatGATGTTAGTGGGAGAGGAAGCAATTGGCAATGGATCAAGCTAAGAAAGAAAGCATTTTCAAAAgggtataaaaataaaaataaaaaacgaAAGAGTCGGTAGGAAAATGGGATTAAGATGGATGTAAGGATGGACTTATGGAGAGTTCCATGGGCCAGGTAATAATTAGTAGGCCAAACTTGCTGGTCCTAAGCCGGATTTTACAAGTAGAAGCCTTTGATGTTGATACTTGATCAAAACTACTgtttatctctctctctctctctctctctcttctttgaGTTTAACGTCTTTTTGGCAAAGCCAAAGATTCGATTTGTATGTGCCCATCAAGTCCATTCGGTCGGAATAAAACCCACCAACAACATATCTTTAAACCCTAAGTAACACCATCCTGGTAACATTATGATCCTGTCCATATCCACACACTATTAAAACATTGCATATCATTTTTGGAATATCTTCATTTgcttatataattaataaatacacGCTATTCATTTCATATCTGATCTCGCGGCTTCTTTTTTTCGGTGGGTGCCtttatctttttccttttttttgcaaaatctAATAATTTATTGTACCCAAATATCTAATCATCTATAACGCTAGACACAGTATATAATGGTTTGCTTAgccatgaaaaaaaaaaatacccatataatttatatataaggttttcatcattttataattaaatctCATCCTCCTCATCTTATCGTTCAAACTCGATATCTTTGATATTGAAACTTCATATTTTATCTCAATCACTGTTAAAAGTtgattaaattatatgtaatttTAGAGATCTTTCTAATTAGTTAAcccttttttttcaataataatttttaaaaaaaaaattgaataaggATGGTCCCAAATTAATGGTATTCAAAATGCTTATCTCTTTGTGAGACAGATGAAGAAAACTCCCAGTTCAGAAGTTGGAGTAGCCAATCTATAATCCGAATTTTATTCACCAAAATAAAACCAAATGTAATATTGTTAGTTGGTTTTTCCAAATTGTGTCGGCATCCATATATCCGAAAACCTACTCTCCTGTACAAGCCTCCAGTCTTCAGTTGTCAGTAAGCAATGCAACCTTCAATTTGTTTCAGCAACCCTTTCTTTTCCCACCGCCCTCACCTAgatcaattatatataaacaaatagtACAATGTTACATCTCCCCACTATTATTATCTACTCGAAGACTAAATCAAACCTCTTTGTCTTACATCTTCTAAAAAATTTCAGGTATGACTATGGCTCCAAGTTTTCCCTGAcaataattgttttaaatacAACAGACCCCAGCCAAGCGTTGACAGGGAACAAGCTGTGGTGGAGATTGCATGGACTGTGCATAAATAATCAGTGGTCCAAGCTTCCTATTAGCAAAGCTAGCATTAAGGAAATATATTAAAGTTAAAtgcaatttatataattagcTGTAAACTAATGAAGAAGGTTATGATCTGCTGAAGATACGAAGAAGACCCGAAGCTccacttcattttattttgctaAGTCACTTCCTTCTACATGGAACCTTTCCGTCATCTTAaaggttttttcttcttctgttgctttttctttctaaataTTTGGAtcgctttttctttttgttttgaacaaaTGATCAAGATATATACATGTATGCTTCATTCCTGATCATTAATGAAAGTtcatgcttttcaaaaaaaaagatatgtACATATATCGTGGTCCCTTTGGAGCTGAAAGTTCCAGGAATCATTAAAGGATAACTATTCGTTCTATTATTCATTTAGTACAAATCATTTATGTGGTACCCAATATTATGACTATTGAATTGTCTGTCTATATTAAAGGTACACAAAAACTTTTATTGGAAACCTAATTCTGATTTTATCCAAGAAAATAACACATTAATCTTTTATAGACAATGACCCCAACTCCAATGAAAACTATAGTACACCACCTTGGCAATATGTAAAATAATCCTAGACCAacttctcaaaaaaaaaaaaaaaacaatttaccTCACTATTGGAAAATGGCAATATACAAGGTATTCACACTGAGAATAATTTTTCCTCTAAATCCTCGCCTAACCTACCTCCAAGTTCTATCGTTGACAAGTACATAAAATAATCACATATATTCCTCTTTGTTTTTTACTCCACATTTCGTCAACAGGGAACAAGGGCGAAAACAATTTGTCAATACAGTGCAGGGGAGAGGTAGTCCattagtctttttttttacttagaATCCTTCTAATCATGATTGTGGTGGCAACGGTGACCGGCCGAGTTGATGGCCATGAAATTTTCTGGGCTCAGCTTTCCAATGATGCTCCATATCTTCAGCTATCCTTTTCGCATCAATGGAGGCACCAAGCAAACCACGCTTTGTAAATCCTACAGCATACAAACCACATTCGCCTTTCCATCCGTTTGGGAATGACTTCCGAGGCAAACCATCAGTCTCTGAAAAGAAATCTGTCTCCTGATCAGTGCAAGGAGTTCGAGTCAACACGTCTTTTCTTGAGTCTCAAGGAACAGAATATatacattttaatttataactCAAAAGAAACAGAATTAAAGAGGGGCCTTGAATTTACCTTCAACCATTGTGGTACATTGCTTTTGTAACCGGTGGCAAGGACGATGGCATCGAAATTCTCCTTTCTCCCATTAACAAATTCTGCGGCACGGTATGCTAGTCGCTTTATTCCCGGATAAACCTAAACATTAcatagaaaatttattttaattataatattcgTAACTCtaatatgataaaattaagataataacTAGTTTAGCTGAAACATAACATTCATTGATCATTGAAATTAAGCAGTAGTaacttgaaatgcaagatttgtCTAGGGTTGGATTAAGTAGAGAAAATATTTGCATTCAACCTTAATGTTTCCACTCTTGATCTTTGCAAGTGTCCCAACATCCAAAACAGGTGTCTTGCCGGATCTGCTCTTGAGTTCTAGAGGACCAAACTCCGGGCGACGGAGGCCGAATTTTTCAGTGTCTCCGAGCATAAAACGAGACACCAGAAGTAAAAACCGATCCACGAGGCGCATGGGGAACCACTTGAGCAACCACATGGACAATCCAAAAGTTGATCTGCCTAGCATCTCTTGGGGCAAGACGTGCACCTGcaacaatgagaaaaaaaaaaaggttgctTAAAAAGGCCTTTTAAAAAAGAAGTATGCGCTAAAGATGAGATGACAAAATGAGCGCCCACACACTCACATATGATCAGTTTGCTTCTTCTCTCATGTCAGTCACTTATCCATATATACCTTTAGAATCTTGGACGTATGGTGCTTTGTACAGAAGAATTTGCacaggaaaaggaaaaatgggcTGTACGGCATAAAATTTTGGGCTACCGACCACTGTTCCGCATGCAACCAAATTCCAAGAAAGTGAGAAAAATTTTACCCTTGTAACTGCTGTACTGTACTTTAATAGCAGCACTTTGGAGTAAATAAAATCCTAAGGTGAAGTCTTAAACAAGGTCTTTGTATAGGTGAAGCCGGAGGCAAGGAACATTTTATTGCagtttttcttccatttttggCTTGGAATGATTTTCTCAAGGAAATAAGGTCAATCTCCAATTTAGAGAACgttacaaaaaaaaacttgacTGTAGCACTTAGGTGAAACCTAGGAAGGGAGCGAAATTACGCATTTGCTGAAGACATAAAAAAGATTGACTTCTAGGTTATGATATGAAGGACGAAAAGGGTACAAGTATGCTCACCGAGTCTCTAACGACGAGGGATGGGCGAGCATTATAGTTGCAGAGATCCAAACAGACCTCCATGCCTGAATTGCCACACCCAACCACCAAAACAGCCTTTCCTCGAAACAATCCGCCACTCTTGTATGAGCTTGTGTGAACTATAGGCCCTCCAAAACCATCCATTCCTTCAATTTGCGGCACCACTTCCTCAGCATTCTCCCCAGTAGCTACAATTAGCCACTGAGACATATACTCAGTTTCTTCTTGTTTCAGCCCCACAGTCTTAACCCGCCAAAACCCACATCGATGATCAAATTCTGCACTCACTGCGGTTTGGTTGAAAACTGGTTCTAAACCGAAATGGTTTTTG from Theobroma cacao cultivar B97-61/B2 chromosome 9, Criollo_cocoa_genome_V2, whole genome shotgun sequence harbors:
- the LOC18588604 gene encoding indole-3-pyruvate monooxygenase YUCCA2 — protein: MLFMDYSREVEGKKVHDHCNKNMTTLARCLWMPGPVIIGAGPSGLATAACLKERGVPSLILERADCIASLWKIKTYDRLRLHLPKQFCELPLMPFPVNFPTYPTKEQFVAYLEAYKNHFGLEPVFNQTAVSAEFDHRCGFWRVKTVGLKQEETEYMSQWLIVATGENAEEVVPQIEGMDGFGGPIVHTSSYKSGGLFRGKAVLVVGCGNSGMEVCLDLCNYNARPSLVVRDSVHVLPQEMLGRSTFGLSMWLLKWFPMRLVDRFLLLVSRFMLGDTEKFGLRRPEFGPLELKSRSGKTPVLDVGTLAKIKSGNIKVYPGIKRLAYRAAEFVNGRKENFDAIVLATGYKSNVPQWLKETDFFSETDGLPRKSFPNGWKGECGLYAVGFTKRGLLGASIDAKRIAEDMEHHWKAEPRKFHGHQLGRSPLPPQS